Within the Achromobacter spanius genome, the region ATCATGCTGGATCTCTTACTGACCAATGCAAGGCTGCTGCTGCCGCAGCAGGGCCTGACCGAGGGTGTGCTGGGCGTCATTGACGGCCGCATCGCCATCATTGCCGAACCCGGTACGCCGCTTGAGGCCCGCGAAACGATCGATTGCCAGGGGCTGTGGGTGCTGCCCGGCCTGATCGACCCTCACGTGCACTTCGGCTTTGGTTCGCCGGAGACCGACTTCGAGACCGAGTCGCGCTTCGCCGCGCTGGGCGGCACCACTACCGTGCTGTCGTTCCATCGGTCCGCGGACATCCGCGAATCATTTGAAAAGGTGCGCGACCGCGCGCTGTCGCAAAGCTGCGTGGACTTCGGCTTCCATTTCGGCATCACCAGCAATCTGCATGTGGAAACGCTTGAGGAAATTTCACGCCGTTTCGGCGTGTCTTCCTACAAGCTCTACATGATGTACAAAGGCGCCGCGGGCCTGTCCAAGGGCTTCACCGACATCGACGACGGCTTGCTGTATTCGGCCTTGCGCGCCACGGCCGCCATCCCCGGCGCGATCATGGGCGTGCACTGCGAAAACGTCGAGGTCATCCCCGTGCTGAGAGACCCTCTGCGCGCGGCCGGCCGCGACGATTTGAAGGCTTGGAACGAGCAGAGCCCGGACTTCCTGGAAGCCGAGAACGTGCACCGCGTGTGCTACTTCGCGGCGAAGACGGGCGCCGCGGTCAATATCGTGCACCTGAGCAGCCGCGAAGCGCTGGACGAGGCGCGGCGCCATCGGCGCACCCCCGGCGCGCCGCCCATTTATGTCGAGACCTGCCCGCACTACCTCTTCCTGAACGACGAGTCGCCCGCCGGGACCTATGCCAAGGTCAATCCGCCGGTGCGAGGCCAAAGCGATGTGGACGCCATGTGGGAAGGCGTGCTGGATGGCTCCATCACCACGATAGGCACCGACCACGTGCCCCGCAAGCGGGCAACCAAAGACACGGACATCTGGGCCGCCAGCAACGGGTTCCCGGGCACCGGCCTGATGCTGCCGATCTTGCTGCACGAAGGCTATCACCGCCGCGGAGTCCCCCTGGAGACGCTGATGAAGGTCAGTGCCGAAAGCTCAGCTCGCATCTATCGCATGCCGGGCAAGGGCAGCATCGAGATCGGCAAGGACGCGGATCTGGTGATCGTTGACCCTGACCTGGAACGCACCGTCGATCCGGCCAACCTGGAATCGAACTCCGACTACTCGCCATACGAGGGCATGTCCCTGAAAGGCTGGCCCGTGCGCACGCTGGTGCGCGGACGGACCGTGGCGCTCGACGGCCGCATCACCGACGCAGCCCGCGCCAATCCTGGCGGCCGTTATCTCAAGCGTCTTTGAACTGAATCCAACTTCTTTCCGACGGACACCACTATGAGCGACACCAAGCGAATCTGGGACGACTTCCTCACCGAACGCGATAAGCAAGTGCTGGCGCAGGCCGGCTACGGCAAGCGCGGCGGCTTCGGCAAGCGTCCCGCACTTTTCATCATCGATGTGCAATACAACTTTTGCGGCGATACGCCCCAGGACATCCTGGAAGGCTTGAAGCAATACCGCACCCACTGCGGCCGCGAGGCCTGGGACGCGGTCGCGCATATCGTGCCGCTGCTGGAACTGGCGCGCGACAAGAACATTCCCGTCTTCTATACCGAGAGTGCCCGGCGCGCAGACCTGCTGGACAGCGGCGTGCAAGTGGGCAAGAACCACCGCGGCGGTGAGAAGACCGTGCTGGCAAACACCCATGCGACGCAGACCGTGGAGCCGCTGGCCCCGCGTCCGCAAGACATCCGCATTACCAAACAGAAGCCGTCCTGCTTCTTCGGCACGATCTTCATGAGCCATCTGAACTTCCTCGACGTGGACACGCTGATCCTGGTGGGCTGCACGTCGTCTGGATGCCTGCGCGCCACGACGGTTGACGCCTACTCGTACAATTTCAAGGTCATCATCCCCGAAGAGGCGGCGTTCGACCGCTTCCAGTCCAGCCACGCGATGAGCTTGTTCGACCTCAACTGCAAGTATGCGGACGTGATTCCCTCGCGCGAGGTGCAGGACTACCTGCGCGGCCTGCCCGCGCCCGCCGACGCGGCCCGGGACTGAGCCGGAGCAGGCTGCTGACGCCATGGCCATCACTACCGGACCGATTCCCGTCTACCTATTGACCGGCTTCCTGGGAAGCGGCAAGACCACGCTGTTGTCGCGCCTGGTGCGTAGTCCGCGCTTTGCCGATACGGCGGTGGTCATCAACGAGTTCGGCGAGATCGGACTGGATCACATGCTGGTGGGCAAGGCGGACGACACCGACGTCGTGCTGCTGGATTCCGGCTGCCTGTGCTGCGCGGCCACAAGCTCCCTGCAGGACACGCTTGAGTCGTTGTACTACCGGCGCCAGCGCGGAGAGATTCCCATGTTTACGCGGGTGGTGGTAGAAACCTCGGGCCTGGCGGATCCGTGTCCCGTCATCAACACGCTGTCGGCCGATCCCCTGATCGCTCGCCACTACCGCTTCGGCGGTGTGGTGGCGACGGCTGACGCGCTGCACGGGATGGCCACGCTGGACGCCTATCGCGAGGCCAGCACCCAGGTCGCGATCGCCGATCGCATTGCGCTGACCAAGGTCGATCTAGCCGACGGCCGCGCGGTACAGGCAATGAGGTCCGCGCTGAGGGGGTACAACGCCAGCGCGCCGATCCGCACGGTATCGCCCGACACGGTGGACGAGGACGCGCCGGCGCTGTTCGACGGCTTGCGTCCCGAGCATCTGGACGCGGCCGCGTTAGCGGCGGCTCAGCCTGTCTCCGACAGTTCGCTGGCGCACGTACTTCGCTACGGCATTGTGTCCTATGCGTTCCGGCAGCATGCGCCAGTAAGCTGGGAAGCCTACGCGAACTGGACCCGACATATGCAGCGCCATGTTGGTGAACGCCTTCTGCGGGCCAAGGGTCTGTTGCGCTGGTCCGACGGAAGCCTGCGCGCGGTGCATGGCGTGCGGCATGTCTTCGCCACGCCTGAGCCTATCGCCGCGCCGGAAGGTGCGGCGGGCGCCATGGTCCTGATCGTGCGAGACCTGTCGGCCGAAGAAATCGAGCAAGCGATGGGGCCGCTGGGTATGTGAGGTACGGGTGACGCGTCACCGAAGGCGAAACTCCATCGCATCCTCTGCTCGATCAATATTTTGCAGGGTGGGATGGTTGGGCCAATTCATCCCTGCGCCGATCGCGCAGGCCTACGCCCAAGGTCAGCAATAACGCCGTGGCCGCGAACCCACCTGCCAGCCAAAGGCTGGCGATGAGACCGAATCCATCCACGATCTGGCCGCCGCTCCACGATCCCAGCGCAATCCCGATATTGAAAGCGCCCACATAGAGCGCCGTGGCAATCTCGATGGCGCGTGGCGCGGCGTGCATCATCCACGTCATCAAGCCCACTGACACGCCGCCGTAGGCCAGTCCCCATGCCAACAGCGCGACACCCCCACCAAGGTTAGAACCGCCGACGGTCAGGAACAGCATCGGTGTCATCAGCAGGCCCAGCGCAATCACCATCAAGGTCAGCACCGTGCGTCGCGCGGCAACGACGCCAGCCAGGAAGTTGCCGAGAATGCCGGCGATGCCGTAGGCGAACAGCAGCGCGCCGATCCATTGCGCATCGAATCCCGACACCGACTGCAATAGTGGGCGCACGAAGGTGAAGGCCATGAAGTGCCCAGCCACCAGCAGCAGCGTCAGCATCAACCCGACTTGCAATTTGCGATTGGCAAGTTGATCGCCGAACTGACGCAAGGTGGCCGAGTTGGCAACGGGCAGGGCGGGTATGACGGCAAGATGAAGTGCCAGCACCAGCCCACTCAACAGGGCCATGCCGCCGAAGGCCCAGCGCCATCCGGCAAAGTCACCAATCAGCGCCCCGAGTGGCACCCCCAGGACGGATGCCGCCGCCACGCCGCCGAAGATGATGGAGGTTGCCAAGCCGATGGCGTGGCCCGGAACGAGCCGAGCCGCCAAGCCACCGGCTATGGCCCATATGCCCCCCATGCAGAAGCCGACCAGGACTCGCGCGGCCAACATCCAACCCCAACTGGGGGCGAGTGCTGAAGCCATGTTGGCGATCACCAGCAGGCCCAACAATCCGTACAGAATCTTGCGCCGATCCATGCCTCCGGATGCGATCACCACCAGCGGCGCGAACAACGCGGCAAGCAGTGCAGGCAGGGAAATCATCAGCCCGGCCGTTCCCGTGGACGTGTCCAGAGCATCGGCAATCGGAGTCAGGAGGCCGACTGGAAGCATTTCCGTTGTCACAACCGAAAAGGTGGCAAGGCCAACGGCGGTCACGGCCAGCCAAGGGTATTGGATGTTGCTTTGCACGGCTGCGGATGTCGATGTGCTCATGACTAAGATCCTTGAAACGACGAATTCGGATGTGCCGCCATGACGCGGCACTCGATGGTTCTCCGTGGGCGTCTGCTTGCCATGGCCATCGGACACGCCGACAATACATACATCGCGTATGAATAAGATCTTATATTCATACGCGATGTATGTAAATAAACATACGCTTGGTATGTAAGGAGATAGCGAATGGTCCGCCGCACCCGCGTCGAGATGGAAGAAACCCGAGCCACGTTGCTGGCAACCGCCCGCAAGGTCTTTAGCGAGCACGGCTATGCCGAGGCCTCCATGGATGACCTCACTGCGCAGGCGGGCCTGACCCGTGGCGCGCTCTATCACCACTTCGGTGACAAGAAGGGGTTGCTGGCAGCGGTGGTGGAACAGATCGACGCCGACATGGACCAGCGTCTGCAAGCCATCTCCGATAGCGCCTCGGACCCATGGGAAGGTTTTCGCAGCCGCTGCCGCGCGTATCTGGAGATGGCGCTGGAGCCGGAAATCCAGCGCATCGTGCTGCGCGATGCCAGGGCGGTGCTGGGGGGCGCCTCGCCAACATCGCAACGGCATTGCATAGCTTCAATGCAAGGCCTGATCAACAACCTGATCCAACAAGGCGTGGTGGCCAAGGCCGATCCGCAGGCATTGGCTTCGTTGATCTACGGCTGCCTGGCCGAAGCTGCGTTCTGGATCGCTGACGGCGAGGACGGCAATGCGCGCTTGGCGCAAGGGGTTGCTGCGCTGGACCTGTTGCTGCGTGGGTTGTTGGTGCAGCGATAGCCTTGCGAGATGGGGTGATTCGCCCGTGAAAGCACTTGTCTTGATCGGATAGGCGCGCAATAAGCAGGCCCCAGGCCCGCCGTGTCTATCGTGGGCTGCTACGCCGTGGCGATCTTGCGGGACGTAAGAAGACCCGTCGTCCCCCAAGGCATTACGGCTCAGGCAAGCTCGAAATTCGATGCGCGCCCACTGCTTGCATTCTCTTTAACGCGTTCAGTGATGCGCTCTTGCACGAGTCGGGCAATCTCTTCCTTTTCCGCTGGCGTCATCGCCTCATATTCTTCCTTTGAGATGCCTAGCGACCGCAGCGTCATTTCAAAAAAGCGCTCTTCGGCGGACATGCTCACAAAATCGTGCAGCTCCTGTTCAGCGTCAGACAGGGGGGCAGGGGGCTTGCCCGACTTGAATCTGTCCATATTGCGCTGGGTTTCTTCCAGCGTGTCAGCGAACGAGGCATTGGACGCGCTGGCGCGCCCCTGTTTCGCTAACGAAGCGCTTATGTTCATTGTCGATAATTCAACTCTGTTCATGGTTGTACCTATTCTTCCGGTTGACTAGAAGAATATTGAACGACATTCGACATCAGCCCAAAGCGCCGAACTCGGCATTCTTTTCCTCTCCTCTGCGCGGTTAAGCGGAGGTTCGCGCGCGATGGGGGCACGGCCGTCGAAGGCGTCGAAACGTCGGAATACTCTGCCGCGCTACGGCTGTTCCAGTGGCCATACTTCCACCACACCGTGGGCAACGGCGCAGGGTGTTCTGGCCACCAGATCGATCGCCTCGGCCAGATCAGCGGCTTCGATGATGGCGAAGCCGGCCACCGGCAAGGGTGAGCGCATATAGGCTTCGTTCGTCGTTTCAACACGACCGGCCTCGGTGTTGCGCACCTGGACCGGGGCGCCCGCAATGCCCATCAATACTCCCTTATCCCGAAGTTTCTTGTCATGCGCGTGAGCCGCGTTTCTGACACTGAGCGGGGTGCGGTCATAGCCCGCTTGGTCTCCATATCCGATGGTGATGAACTTTGGCATGGATCGTCTCCTGACGTTATCCGCTGTCAGGGTTATTCCCTGTAGGGATTGGGTTGAACAGGTGGGGTGATTTCGAGTAAATGGCTGGGCAGTCGGCTGAATGGGGACACAGTTAAAAAAGCCGTGGCATCCCCTAAATTTCCCCCTGGGTCTGCCGATAACAGGGGTAGTCGGCGCACGGTTTTGTAATCAATTAAGCAAATTCCATGGCGTGGAATTAATCGCGCTGACTCAAGAAGAACAGCGGCGCCCGGCACATCGGGCTGACGGCCTTTGCAACTTCCGCTTGTTCGCTTCGCCTGTAGTGGAACGTCCGATTGACTGTCCTGGCCAACAATAAACCTTTGTACGCCGGGCTTGCTTACGTCAACAACAACCCTCTCACCCGAGACATTGCCCATGCGTACCCCCTCTGCCGCCCGCAAGCTGAAACTTAGCCCCGGCTATCTGGCGCTTGCCGCTGCAACCTGCATGCCTCTTGCTGTCACCCCGTCGTTCGCAGCCGACCTGCTGGTGGGCAACGGTGGTAATGGCGGCGTGTCGTCTGGCGCTTCTCTCGCTGGCAGCGGTGGCGGCGGCGGTATTGGCGGCGGCGGTGGCGGCGGCGGGTCTGGCGCCAGCGGCGGCGCGGGGGGTGGTTTGGCGCGCGGTGGCGACGGGGCAGTTGGTGATGGTTCGGCTGGCGGAAGCAGCGGTGGCGCTGGCGGCGCATCGGGCACCTTAGGCGGGCTGAGCGGCGTTGGTGGCGGCGGCGGCGCTGGTGGCCCAACGGACAATTCGGGAGGCGGCGGCAGCGGCGGTGGCGCGCTGGGGGCTGGCGGCGGCCTGGGCAACGGTGGGGCAGGCGCCGATGGCGGCGCTATTGTCACCCTCGACGGAACGCCTTTTTCGGGCACGGCAGGCCAGGGCGCCCAAGGGGCTTCCTCGGGCGTTCTCAACTCGGCAGGCCCAGCGTACGACTACATCGGTATTGGCGGTGGGGGCGGTGGTGCGGGTACATTCGCGGATGGTGGGGACGGCACGGCGGGCAGCCTGACGGGCAGCGGTGCGTTTCTGGTCGTATTGAACTCAATGCTGGTGGGCGGGGCAGGCGGAGGCAACAGTCTGGGAGCCACCGGTGGCCGCGGGGGAGACGGCGAACTGGCGCTGACAGGCTCCACGCTTTTTCTGTATGAGACGCTACAGATCGGCGGCGCTGGCGGCGG harbors:
- a CDS encoding dihydroorotase; translation: MLDLLLTNARLLLPQQGLTEGVLGVIDGRIAIIAEPGTPLEARETIDCQGLWVLPGLIDPHVHFGFGSPETDFETESRFAALGGTTTVLSFHRSADIRESFEKVRDRALSQSCVDFGFHFGITSNLHVETLEEISRRFGVSSYKLYMMYKGAAGLSKGFTDIDDGLLYSALRATAAIPGAIMGVHCENVEVIPVLRDPLRAAGRDDLKAWNEQSPDFLEAENVHRVCYFAAKTGAAVNIVHLSSREALDEARRHRRTPGAPPIYVETCPHYLFLNDESPAGTYAKVNPPVRGQSDVDAMWEGVLDGSITTIGTDHVPRKRATKDTDIWAASNGFPGTGLMLPILLHEGYHRRGVPLETLMKVSAESSARIYRMPGKGSIEIGKDADLVIVDPDLERTVDPANLESNSDYSPYEGMSLKGWPVRTLVRGRTVALDGRITDAARANPGGRYLKRL
- a CDS encoding isochorismatase family protein, encoding MSDTKRIWDDFLTERDKQVLAQAGYGKRGGFGKRPALFIIDVQYNFCGDTPQDILEGLKQYRTHCGREAWDAVAHIVPLLELARDKNIPVFYTESARRADLLDSGVQVGKNHRGGEKTVLANTHATQTVEPLAPRPQDIRITKQKPSCFFGTIFMSHLNFLDVDTLILVGCTSSGCLRATTVDAYSYNFKVIIPEEAAFDRFQSSHAMSLFDLNCKYADVIPSREVQDYLRGLPAPADAARD
- a CDS encoding CobW family GTP-binding protein → MAITTGPIPVYLLTGFLGSGKTTLLSRLVRSPRFADTAVVINEFGEIGLDHMLVGKADDTDVVLLDSGCLCCAATSSLQDTLESLYYRRQRGEIPMFTRVVVETSGLADPCPVINTLSADPLIARHYRFGGVVATADALHGMATLDAYREASTQVAIADRIALTKVDLADGRAVQAMRSALRGYNASAPIRTVSPDTVDEDAPALFDGLRPEHLDAAALAAAQPVSDSSLAHVLRYGIVSYAFRQHAPVSWEAYANWTRHMQRHVGERLLRAKGLLRWSDGSLRAVHGVRHVFATPEPIAAPEGAAGAMVLIVRDLSAEEIEQAMGPLGM
- a CDS encoding MFS transporter encodes the protein MSTSTSAAVQSNIQYPWLAVTAVGLATFSVVTTEMLPVGLLTPIADALDTSTGTAGLMISLPALLAALFAPLVVIASGGMDRRKILYGLLGLLVIANMASALAPSWGWMLAARVLVGFCMGGIWAIAGGLAARLVPGHAIGLATSIIFGGVAAASVLGVPLGALIGDFAGWRWAFGGMALLSGLVLALHLAVIPALPVANSATLRQFGDQLANRKLQVGLMLTLLLVAGHFMAFTFVRPLLQSVSGFDAQWIGALLFAYGIAGILGNFLAGVVAARRTVLTLMVIALGLLMTPMLFLTVGGSNLGGGVALLAWGLAYGGVSVGLMTWMMHAAPRAIEIATALYVGAFNIGIALGSWSGGQIVDGFGLIASLWLAGGFAATALLLTLGVGLRDRRRDELAQPSHPAKY
- a CDS encoding TetR/AcrR family transcriptional regulator; this encodes MVRRTRVEMEETRATLLATARKVFSEHGYAEASMDDLTAQAGLTRGALYHHFGDKKGLLAAVVEQIDADMDQRLQAISDSASDPWEGFRSRCRAYLEMALEPEIQRIVLRDARAVLGGASPTSQRHCIASMQGLINNLIQQGVVAKADPQALASLIYGCLAEAAFWIADGEDGNARLAQGVAALDLLLRGLLVQR
- a CDS encoding YciI family protein — its product is MPKFITIGYGDQAGYDRTPLSVRNAAHAHDKKLRDKGVLMGIAGAPVQVRNTEAGRVETTNEAYMRSPLPVAGFAIIEAADLAEAIDLVARTPCAVAHGVVEVWPLEQP